The genomic region AACGATATCCGAGGGTTTGATCCACTTGAACCTGTCGAAACCGTTCTTTTTGAAGACCTTTTCCAGGTCAGGGTAACTCATAAAAGTCCCTTCGAGTTTGAATTCACAATCAGTAATTCTGAATCCTCAATACTTTAAATCATTCACTCTGCACTTAACCAGGCTTCACCTTGAACCCGACCAATCACCGACCTTGCGCAGCCCGGCTCCCAGAGGTATCACTCCCACAAGGAGGGAAAGAACACCGGCCCCTATCAACCCGAAAATGGCATCACCGCTTGTCAGTGCTGAAAGACCCATCCGGCCGGCGAAAAGTCTGTAAACCGGGGCAGCCAGGAAAACCACCATGAACCCGATATAACCGAGACTCAGGATCATCGATGCAACTCCAGCAGGTGAAGCCGGGATCTGAGCCTCGTTCTCGAAATCGAACCTTGGGTACAGGGCCCCCATGCCCAGACTCAATCCGGTCAAGGCCAGCGCCATGGCCAATGAGGCGACTGAACTCAGTATCATCATACCGCCTCGCACCCCCATCACCAGGTTTGTAGTAATTGTGAGTATCAGGGCCAACAGGCATAAAGGCAGGGCCGCGAAAAGATACTTGGCCATAAAAAACCGTTTCATGGAGACCGGAGAGGAAAGTGTTATCCATAAAGCCTGTCCTTCGAGGCTGACGGAGGGAAAAACAAAACGTACGCAAAGGGCTGATAAGACAAACCCGCTTATGGCAAGGTTAAGGAAAGCTACCAAATTCTTGTAAAACATCCCCCCCATTGGAAAAGTGCAGGCATTGTAAACGTAAAGTACAACAAGGGCACCCAGTAGAAAAAGCTGAGTCCAGCGGGAAGGATCGCGCGCAAAAAGCAGGATATCCTTTGTTATGTAGGACCCGGTGACCGGGTGATACCGGTTCATGATCCGCTCCACCAGGGTAATACTCTTCCTCCTTTTTTTAACTCGCCCCTCGTCCACGCTTGCCAGGCTGCTGCGATAGAAACACCTGAATACTGAGTAAAAAAGGAAGAGCATAAAAGCGGAGGTGGCGAAGAGGGCCAGGATGTTGTTCCAGTAAACCTTCCCTGCGCCTTCCGTACTGAGACTGACCACCGCCCTGGTGGCCCAGCTGGTAGGCATGAAAGAAAATTCAGGGACAGTCATGGCCTTTACAAAATCCATGACCTGCTCTGTGGGAACGTCCATAAAAAGGCGTTCGGGGCGGCTCATCCGAAAAAGCATGATGATCATTGCCGCCACTGCCAGACTGATGAAGCTCACCGCCTGGTTGACCCGGGACGCTGGCAACAGTTTCATCAGAAGCATCGCCAGTGTGGAGCCCAGAACTACGGGAATCGTCACCAGCAGGAAAAACGCCGGTACCCACCCTGCGATGAAACTCCATCCCAACCCCAACCTGCCGGCATAGGCAAAGAATGGTGGTGATCCGAAGATGAGGATCATCCATGAACTTTGAACAAATACCAGAGTGAGCCGCTGATAAATGAAAGCTGTGGGTGAAACGGGGGAGGTCACAAGGAAAGGTATCTCACGGCTCATATAAAAGCCTGAGATGGCCGAAGACATGCTGGACAGGGTAAGGAGACCAAAAAAGGATAAAAACAGCGTATGGATGAGCTGCTGGAGCAGGAAGGGGGCCAGAAACTCCAGTTTCTCCTGGATGGCGGCGATGAGACGGGAGAAAAAAATATTGTCAAGCTTGATGAACACCAGACCCAGCAGCAGGACACCAAGGAACCAAAGCAGATCCTTCCCTTTGCCGAAACGAAAGTGGTTGACGAATTGTCTCAACCTGTATCCAGCCAGAAGGCCGGAAGATCTTGTGAAGCCTACTACTGAACCCATGGAAAACCTTGAAGAAGGAAGGTAGAAGGTGGAAGGTGGAATAAATAACTGGTGCAGCAGTGCAATAAACAGGTGCGTGAGTGCACTCCCTGCACTATTGCACTAATGCACTTTTCGTTCTCCCTCATTCTCTATTCCTCATTCCCTATTCCAAAAAAAGCCTGATTTTCCCCTTCACTCTCAATTGTAAGCCGCAGAAAGATCTCTTCCAGATGAGATCCGGGAACGCGGATCTGCTGCCCAAGTTCCTCCACACTTCCCAGGGCGGTTACCCTCCCGTGATGAATGATCCCGATCCGGTCGCAAACCGCCTCTGCTGTGGAAAGCTCGTGGGTCGTTAAAAAAATGGTCATTCCTTCCCGAGCCAGATCCCTGAACAACTTCCTTACCTTCCGGGCTCCCCTGGGGTCCAGTCCCACCATGGGTTCATCAACGATAAGGACTTTGGGGCTGTGGAGCAGAGCTGCCGCCATGGCCAACCGTTTTTTCATACCGTGGGAATAGCTTTCAATCAGTTGGTCAGACCATTGGGTAAGATCGAAAAATCCGAGTTGTCCGGCAGCCGCCTCACCTGCGGCACTATTGCTCATACCGTAAAGCTTTCCTGCAAACCGCAGGAATTCACTCCCGGTCAACCGCTCAAAAAGAAAGGGTGTATCGGGAATAAACCCCGTAACAGCTTTGGCCTTGAGCGGTTCTGTGACCACGTCATAACCCCCCACCGAGACATGGCCCCTTGTGGGGAGCAAAAGTCCCGATAACACCTTTATAGTGGTCGTTTTTCCTGCACCGTTGGGGCCCAGGAAACCAAACACCTCTCCTGCAGGAACCTGCAGGTTCAGGTCGTGTACCGCCTCGAAATCACCGTAACGTTTTGTGAGGTTGTTTATGGAAATCATGAATGGCGCGCCTTTATTCTACCTGCTATCCAGGCTCGCTGTCGCGCCCGGAATATGGAAGGTGGAAGATATAACCGGTGCACAAGCGCAGTAAATGAGGTGCATGAGTGCACTCCTTGCACCATTGCACTAATGCACTTATCATTCTTCCCTATTCCCTATTCATCCTTCCCTCTTCGCCTTTATTGTTTCAAAACCATCTTCGCTGTTAATTCACTCCCCTCCCGAATGATACTTACCTTAACATTCTCTCCCCACTCGACGGCCTCGAATTTGGATTTGAATGTTTCAAGGTCAGGGGTGGGAGATCCGTTGATCTTGACAATGAGGTCCCCCGGCCGAAGCCCGGCCTTGTCGGCCTGGCTCATCCTGGCGATGCGTGTGATCAGGACTCCTCTTTCGTACCTGTAGCCGAGTTGCTCCGCCAGTTTTTCTGTCAGTTCATCCACCGAGAAACCAAGAGCTGTCTGCAGGCGCACACCCCCATCACGGGGCCGGGCGGGCAGTTCTCCCACCTTGACCATGAAGGTGCTCGGCAGACCATCCCTGATCAGGACTACCGGAACTTCATGACCAACAGGAAGGACACTTGATATCCTGTAAAAGGAATCCACATTTTCCACGATCCTCCCCTTGACCCGTGTAATGATGTCCCCCCGTTTAATACCGGTGTCTTTTGCCACTCCCCCTTCAAGAACTTCACTGACGATCACCCCTTGGCTCACACCGGCTCCAAAAGCTTCCAGGATGGCGTCTGTGACCTCCTGAACCCTCAAACCCAGATCCGATCGGACCACCCGGCCGGTTCGAAGAAGATTTTCCATGATAGTGGAGGCCATGTTGGAAGGAATAGCAAACCCGATCCCCTGGTAGCCGCCGCTTCGGCTGAAAATAGCGGTATTGATGCCGATCACCTTACCGTCCAGATCGATGAGCGGGCCTCCGCTGTTACCTGGATTGATAGCCGCATCGGTCTGAATAAAATCCTCCAGGTCGGCCAACCCCACATCAGCCCTCCCTTTGGCGCTTACGATCCCCACCGTTACACTCTGTCCAAGTCCAAAGGGGTTGCCTATTGCTATGGCCCATTCTCCCACTTCGATATTGTCGGAATCCCCCATCGTGGCGACCGGGTAGTTTCCCTCCGGCAGCTTGAGCACGGCGATATCGGTCCGCGGATCGCTGCCGATTACCGTAGCGGAAACCTCCGCCCTGTCGCTTAAAGTGACTCTGATCTCCTCTGCACCTTCGATGACATGGTTGTTGGTCAGGATAATGCCCTCTTTTTTAACGATGACCCCTGAGCCCAACCCGACCTGGAGCATTTTTTCATCAGACGGGCCGAAATACTCTCTTCCGAAGTCCTGTCCAAAGAACTCTCTGAACGGCTCGAACATCTCACCGAAGAACCGGTCCGAGGGCCCGAATCTTCTGGATGAAGAACGCCGAAAGGTCCTTATGTTCACGACAGAGGGGGTGACGTCACGACTGATGCGGACAAAAGCCCGGCCCGTACTCTTAAGGGCAAACAGTTCACTGTCCACGGAGTCGGCCACAGCCAAACAGGCGAAACCAGCTAAAAAAAATATCGCCGCTGCTGTGGCGACCTGGAACAGGCGGAAGCTAGCTGAAAAAATCCGAGGCACTGAGTCCCTCTTTTTCAAGATACTCCCTCAGGTTTTTGATGATCCTGGCCTCCAGCTGCCTGACCCTTTCTCTGGTTATCCCCAGCTTTTCACCAACGACCTGCAGCGTATATGGATCATCTCTCATCCATCTCATTGTAAAGATCTTCCGATCCCGGTCAGCAAGTGTCGCCACAAATTCGGACAACTTTTCAAGATAAATTAACCTTGTTTCGGCATCCGCAACCCTGGTCTCTGTATCCGGTTCAAGAGCGGGGATCGTATCGTAAAGGGAGAAATCTCCATCATGTCCGCGCTTGGCCTCCAGGGAAAGATCTCCTGTGCTCAGGCGCATGGTCATCTCATCCACTTCCGATTTTTTTACCTTGAGGGATTTTGCGATAGCCTTGGAATCAGGTTCGATCCCCATCCGTCTTAGCCGTTCACGCTCTTTCCCCAGCTGGAAATAGAGGGTCCTCTGGGCCTGGGTCGTCCCTATCTTCACCATCCTCGTGTTATTCATGATGTAACGTATGATATAGGCTCTGACCCACCAGGCGGCATAGGAAGAAAAGCGTACACCTCGATAGGGGTCATATTTTTTGACTGCCTGCATCAGCCCCACATTCCCTTCCTGAATAAGGTCTACAATCTCCCTCCACAGGCGCCTGTACTCAAGAGCGATCTTTATGACAAGTTTGAGGTTCGACGTTACGAGGGTATAAGCAGAATCGATATCCTCTGTTTCCAGGTACCTGATAGCCACTTCCTTTTCCTCCTCCCGAGTCAGGACAGGGTAATGGCGAAGTGTCTGATAATAGGCGGAGACCGGATCGTATATGGCCGGTCTGGAGGAGGAATCACTTACAACATTTGTTCCTTTGAGATCCGCCGGTTCATTTTCAGGGAGAATTTCTGACTCCGAAAGGATGATCTCATCGGGGGAAACCACCTCTTCCGGAGTTTGCTGGCTGGCTTTATCTCGGGGAGCAGGATCGGCTTTAGACTTTATCCGGGTCTTAGGCTTAGGCTTAATCCTGGCCTTAATCTTAGTACTGGTACTGTCCCTAGCCTTGGGCCTGGCCTCCGGCGCCAATTTGGACCCGGACCTGGTTTGGACTGTGGTTTTCTTCTTATCAGTCATGTTGATTCCCGGCGGATCCCGCCTTTAATTGACCACATGCAGCGCCGATCTCCTGCCCTCGGCTCCTTCTCATCGTTGCCAGAACACCGTGATCAAATAGACTGTCCTGAAAAGCCCTGGTTTTGTCCTCAGAAGGCGCCCTGAGGCCTGAAAAGTTCTCGTTGCACGGGATTAGATTGACCTTGGCGGGAAGCCCCTTGAGGAGCTTCTGTAAACGCCGGACATCCTCTTGTGTATCGTTGACACCCTCAATGAGCACATACTCGAATGTTATCCTGCTCCTGGCCTTCAGCGGGAACCTGCCGACGGCTTCCATTAGAGATCCAATGGGATATTGCCTGTTAACCGGCATTATCCTTGATCTGGTTTTGTCATCGGTGGCATTAAGAGATACGGCCAGATTGATTTCCGGTCCCTCTGTTGCCAGCCGTATGATACCGGGAACCCAACCACAGGTGGAGACTGTTACCCTCCGCGGGCTGAAATTCAACCCCCTGTCCGAAAGGATCACCTCCAGGGCCGGCTGCAGGGACTCGAGATTAAGAAGGGGCTCTCCCATTCCCATAAACACAAGATTTCTCACATTCAGCCTGTCACCGGTAAACCGTATGGCGTACACGATCTGAGCCAGGATCTCCCCTGTAGTGAGGTTCCTGCCGCCAGGGTTCCTGCCCGTCTCACAAAAGGCGCATGACATGTTGCATCCGGACTGGGTGGATATACACAATGTATTGTGACCGTCCTCCGGGATGAGAACGGATTCTATCATCTCTCCGTCCTCCAGCATATGGAGGAACTTCACTGTTTGGTCGCAGGTTTCGCTCCTCTCGATCTCCCTCAGAGGCAATAGATCGCAAAGACCGGCAAGTGATTTCCTCATTGATACCGGCATATCGGTCATATTCCTGAAATCAGCTGCGCCCAGCGTGTAAACCCAGCGCAGCACCTGGGCCGTTCGAAAAGGACGGGGATCGAGACCAGCTAATAGCTCCTCGAGTTCCTCAAATGACAGATCAAAAAAATTAACCATGGGTATATATATCCGTATGTGCGTATAGCGTACGTGCGTATGTGCGTATGTTGTTACGCACGCACGCCCCGCGCAGTCACGCAAGCACGTGTCGTTCTAAAATATTTCCTCATCATCGAAAAAACAGGCGATCTCAACAACAGCCGATTCCGGAGAATCGGAACCGTGAACAATGTTTTTTTCAATGCTCTCGGCATGATCGGCCCTGATGGTCCCGGGTACAGCCTCTTTCGGGTTGGTAGCACCCATAATATCACGGTTCCTGGAAATGGCATCGTTACCCTCGAGCACCAGGACCACGACTGGTCCGGAGGACATGTACTCCATTAACTCCCCATAGAAAGGCCTTTCCTTATGTACGATGTAGAATCCACCTGCCTGTTCCGGTGTCATGTGTACCATTTTTATAGCTGCGACCCTGAGCCCTGCAGACTCAAATCTGGACAGCACATCGCCGATGACATTTTTTTTAACACCGTCGGGCTTGATGATGGAAAGTGTTTGTTCGATCCGTGCCATGTAAGAACCTCTCTTTCACTCCTTTGTCGGGAGTCTGGCACCGCTGACCGGCACCATAAACTACCGAAAAATAATGGTTGATCATCCTTTTCCACAGAAAATGTGGAAAGGTGGTGGAATACCCTGTGCACAACCTTACTTCATGAACGGCCTAAAAGGGGTTTTTCCTATCTGCATAAATTTTAATCATAAGATATTTTGTTCATTTTACAAACACTTACAGGCTTTTTACCCAAACTCATTGATTCGAAGTAAACTTCCGGTAGAACTACAAAAAAGGAAGCATAAATCCAAATATTCCACAAAAACGCCTGTTGATAAAGCTTTAACCAGAAGTTGTTGTGGAAACCTCCTCCGACCACATCCTGCGAACCTCCTCAAGCATACCGGTGGGTAGTTGGGCACCCTCAGGAAGCATTTTAAACGCCGCTTCCCTTGCTCCTGACATCAATTCTCCTTCCCTGAAAGGATGAGCAAAGCGAAATTCAGGCATACCGGCCTGTCTGACTCCGAGGAAATCCCCCGGCCCCCGGATGTCCAGGTCCGCCTCAGCTATCTCAAACCCTGAATTGGTCTTCGAAATGATCTGAAGCCTCTGTCTGGCTTCATCGGAACTTTTGGCCCCCTCCATAAGGATGCATGTGGATCTGTTTGTACCCCTTCCCACGCGGCCTCTTAACTGGTGCAGCTGGAACAAACCGAAGCGCTCGGCGTGCTCTATGACCATGAGGTTTGCATTGGGGACATCAACACCCACCTCGATAACTGTTGTTGAAACGAGGACCTGGTAATCCCCCGCTCTGAACTGCTCCATGACGGAATCCTTTTCACGGGAGGTCATCCTGCCGGTGAGAAGGCCAATGCTGAGATGTGGGAAGATCCTTTGTCTGTAATTTTCGGCCATTTCCCTGGCAGCGAGGAGCTCCAACTTTTCAGTCTCTTCTACCAGAGGATAGACAATATAGACCTGTCGGCCGGCTTCAACTTCCCTCGCTACGGAAAGGTGCATCCTGGAGCGATCCGATTCCTTGAAGATAACGGTTTCCACCGGAGTACGGCCAGCTGGCATTTCATTGATAGTGGTAATATCCAGATCTCCATATATAACCATGGACAGACTACGTGGAATGGGCGTGGCTGTCATCACCAGGAAATGAGGGCTGGCCCCTTTCCTG from bacterium harbors:
- the rlmN gene encoding 23S rRNA (adenine(2503)-C(2))-methyltransferase RlmN, whose translation is MVNFFDLSFEELEELLAGLDPRPFRTAQVLRWVYTLGAADFRNMTDMPVSMRKSLAGLCDLLPLREIERSETCDQTVKFLHMLEDGEMIESVLIPEDGHNTLCISTQSGCNMSCAFCETGRNPGGRNLTTGEILAQIVYAIRFTGDRLNVRNLVFMGMGEPLLNLESLQPALEVILSDRGLNFSPRRVTVSTCGWVPGIIRLATEGPEINLAVSLNATDDKTRSRIMPVNRQYPIGSLMEAVGRFPLKARSRITFEYVLIEGVNDTQEDVRRLQKLLKGLPAKVNLIPCNENFSGLRAPSEDKTRAFQDSLFDHGVLATMRRSRGQEIGAACGQLKAGSAGNQHD
- a CDS encoding trypsin-like peptidase domain-containing protein, yielding MPRIFSASFRLFQVATAAAIFFLAGFACLAVADSVDSELFALKSTGRAFVRISRDVTPSVVNIRTFRRSSSRRFGPSDRFFGEMFEPFREFFGQDFGREYFGPSDEKMLQVGLGSGVIVKKEGIILTNNHVIEGAEEIRVTLSDRAEVSATVIGSDPRTDIAVLKLPEGNYPVATMGDSDNIEVGEWAIAIGNPFGLGQSVTVGIVSAKGRADVGLADLEDFIQTDAAINPGNSGGPLIDLDGKVIGINTAIFSRSGGYQGIGFAIPSNMASTIMENLLRTGRVVRSDLGLRVQEVTDAILEAFGAGVSQGVIVSEVLEGGVAKDTGIKRGDIITRVKGRIVENVDSFYRISSVLPVGHEVPVVLIRDGLPSTFMVKVGELPARPRDGGVRLQTALGFSVDELTEKLAEQLGYRYERGVLITRIARMSQADKAGLRPGDLIVKINGSPTPDLETFKSKFEAVEWGENVKVSIIREGSELTAKMVLKQ
- the ndk gene encoding nucleoside-diphosphate kinase, with translation MARIEQTLSIIKPDGVKKNVIGDVLSRFESAGLRVAAIKMVHMTPEQAGGFYIVHKERPFYGELMEYMSSGPVVVLVLEGNDAISRNRDIMGATNPKEAVPGTIRADHAESIEKNIVHGSDSPESAVVEIACFFDDEEIF
- a CDS encoding ABC transporter ATP-binding protein, which encodes MISINNLTKRYGDFEAVHDLNLQVPAGEVFGFLGPNGAGKTTTIKVLSGLLLPTRGHVSVGGYDVVTEPLKAKAVTGFIPDTPFLFERLTGSEFLRFAGKLYGMSNSAAGEAAAGQLGFFDLTQWSDQLIESYSHGMKKRLAMAAALLHSPKVLIVDEPMVGLDPRGARKVRKLFRDLAREGMTIFLTTHELSTAEAVCDRIGIIHHGRVTALGSVEELGQQIRVPGSHLEEIFLRLTIESEGENQAFFGIGNEE
- a CDS encoding RNA polymerase factor sigma-32, with translation MTDKKKTTVQTRSGSKLAPEARPKARDSTSTKIKARIKPKPKTRIKSKADPAPRDKASQQTPEEVVSPDEIILSESEILPENEPADLKGTNVVSDSSSRPAIYDPVSAYYQTLRHYPVLTREEEKEVAIRYLETEDIDSAYTLVTSNLKLVIKIALEYRRLWREIVDLIQEGNVGLMQAVKKYDPYRGVRFSSYAAWWVRAYIIRYIMNNTRMVKIGTTQAQRTLYFQLGKERERLRRMGIEPDSKAIAKSLKVKKSEVDEMTMRLSTGDLSLEAKRGHDGDFSLYDTIPALEPDTETRVADAETRLIYLEKLSEFVATLADRDRKIFTMRWMRDDPYTLQVVGEKLGITRERVRQLEARIIKNLREYLEKEGLSASDFFS